The genomic region GCGCGTCCGCGCGGCCTAGCTCGAGGTACGTGGCCGCCTCGGCCCAGCGGCCGCCGTTCGTCGCCGCGACGAAGCGCGCCATGCTCGCGCGGGGCGAGTCGGGCGCGATCTCCTCTTCCACCTTCGCCTCCACGGGGCTCACCGTGGGCACGGCGGGCGCGACGCGCGCGAGCGCCGTCCGCGGGAACCCGACCGAGAGGCCGAGCAGGAGGCCGAGCGTGCCGAGCAACGCCCCAAGTGAAACCAGCAGAAGCCGCCCTCGGGCCGGTCGAAGCATGAACACGTCATACCGGCTCTGCCCGCGCTTCCCAAGGGGGGGGGGCTGGGCGATGCTCTGCCCGTGAGCATCGAGTTCGACGAGACCTTGTCGCCAGAAGACTGGTCGGAGCGCCTGCTCACGCTGCCGATCATGAAGGATCTCGGGGCGACCCTGGTCGAGCACCCGCGCTCGACCATCGAGCCCAAGCGCGACCGCGAGCGCGTCGCGAGCCCGGAGGCGATCGCCACGGCGGGGCTGCTGCACACGGCGCCCGGCGGTTCGCTGCCCGGCTTCGTCGTCCGCGAGACCCTCGGCGAGGGCGGCATGGGCGTCGTTCGCGTCGCCGAGCAGTCCACGTTGGGGCGCCAGGTCGCCATCAAGACCGTGCGAGCCGCGCTCGCGAACGACGCGGAGGCCTCCAACCGCCTGCTCCGCGAGGCCTGGCTCACGGGGCGCGTGGAGCACCCCAACGTCGTGCCGATCTACGATCTCGGCGTCGACGAGGCAGGCCGTCCCCACATCGTCATGCGCAAGGTCGAGGGGACGTCGTGGGACGCCCTCCTCCGCGATCCCGAGGCGGTGCGCCGGCGGCACGGCGCGACCGATCCGCTCGAGTGGCACCTCCGCGTGTTCGTCCAGGTCACGCAGGCGGTCAGCCGCGCGCACGCGAAGCGCATCGTGCACCGCGACATCAAGCCCGAGAACGTCATGATCGGCGAGTTCGGCGAGGTCTACCTGCTCGACTGGGGCATCGCCGTGAGCCTCGAGCCGGATCCGGAGCGCCGCCTGCCGCTCGCCTCCGACGCCACCGACGCGGCCGGCACGCCCTGCTACATGGCCCCGGAAATGTTGGGGTCGCCCACGCCGCGCATCGACGAGCGCACCGACATCTACCTGCTCGGGGCGACGCTGTACGAGATTGTGGTTGGTAGGCCTCCGCACGAGGGGAGCACGTTCGCCACGATGGTGAGCAGCATCCTGTACTCCAGCCCGCTGTTCCCGGAAGACTGCCCTCGCGAGCTCGCCGGGGTGTGCACGCGCGCCATGCGTCGGCTACACGCCGATCGCTACCCGTCGGTGGCCGAGCTCCGGGCGGCGGTCCTCGATTTTCTCACGCACCGCGGCTCGAGCGAGCTCGCCGAGGAGGCCGCGCACAAGCGCGCGCAGCTCACCCGCCTGCTCGCCGGTCCGGTCGACGCCGAGGGGCGCCAGCAGGCGTACAACCTCTTTGGCGCCGCGCGCTTCGGGTACCTGGAGGCCCTCCGCGCGTGGTCCGAGAACGACGAGGCGAGGGCGGGGCTCGAGCTCGTGTGCACGCAGATGATCGATTTCGAGCTCGCGGCCGGCTCCGCGGAGGCCGCGCACGCCGTCTTGGCGGAGATGACGTCGCCCGCCCCGGCGCTGCGGGCGCGTGTCGAAGAGGCGCTGAGGGCGCGCGAGGCCGAGAAGGCCCGACTCGCCAAGCTCGCTCACCTCGAGGCCGAGTACGACCCGAGCGTCGGGCGGCGCACGCGGCTGCTGCTCGCCGCGATCCTCGCCGTCGTCGGCGCGATCAC from Myxococcales bacterium harbors:
- a CDS encoding serine/threonine protein kinase, with amino-acid sequence MSIEFDETLSPEDWSERLLTLPIMKDLGATLVEHPRSTIEPKRDRERVASPEAIATAGLLHTAPGGSLPGFVVRETLGEGGMGVVRVAEQSTLGRQVAIKTVRAALANDAEASNRLLREAWLTGRVEHPNVVPIYDLGVDEAGRPHIVMRKVEGTSWDALLRDPEAVRRRHGATDPLEWHLRVFVQVTQAVSRAHAKRIVHRDIKPENVMIGEFGEVYLLDWGIAVSLEPDPERRLPLASDATDAAGTPCYMAPEMLGSPTPRIDERTDIYLLGATLYEIVVGRPPHEGSTFATMVSSILYSSPLFPEDCPRELAGVCTRAMRRLHADRYPSVAELRAAVLDFLTHRGSSELAEEAAHKRAQLTRLLAGPVDAEGRQQAYNLFGAARFGYLEALRAWSENDEARAGLELVCTQMIDFELAAGSAEAAHAVLAEMTSPAPALRARVEEALRAREAEKARLAKLAHLEAEYDPSVGRRTRLLLAAILAVVGAITPFVIYAHREASPPMHPLLLRTLVAVAIAGGLLFWARDSISKTRLNRNLAFTTLSGLVMQVVLVPGLDLMGVSLRHHLTLSMFLWAFLATSLAITSEVRFALPAALYLAGFLASAASDSIVPFVLFAVGNVSNLVVVIAAWTTKDDLKRLGDRAKVALGR